In Candidatus Syntrophosphaera sp., the sequence ACTCGATCTCGGCGATCCGCAAAAGGTTTTGGATTTTGCCATCAGCCGGGAAGACAAAGCCCGCCAGCATTATGAAGCCTTCGCCGCGGACACACGGGACCCGGAATTGAAGAAAATGCTGCTCAAACTCGCAGTTGAGGAGGATGGGCATAAAACCCTGCTGCTCACCGAAATGCAGAGGATCCACGGCGCCCTGGAGTGGTACGATCCCAGCGAGCTGAACGGTTTCATGGATGACTAAGGACCAGACCAACCTCTTCGAGGAAGCGGAGGCAGCGGAAAAAACAGCGCCCCTGGCGGAAAAACTGCGTCCCCAGTCTTTAGAGGAACTGCGCGGGCAGAGCAAACTGGTTGCCCCGAACTCGCTCCTGAACAAGATGATCGCCAGCGGGGAATACCATTCCTTCATCCTCTGGGGCCCGCCCGGAACCGGAAAGACCACCATCGCCCGCATCATCCAGAAAAGATCCGCCCTGCGCTTCGTGCAGTTCAGCGCCGTACTTTCAGGCATCAACGACGTCAAGGCCGTGATGAAGGACGCCCAATACGCACACAAACACCAAAACCAGCGTACCATCATCTTCATCGACGAGATCCATCGCTTCAACAAATCCCAGCAGGACGCCTTCCTGCCCTACGTGGAATCCGGCAGCGTGATCCTGATCGGCGCCACCACGGAAAATCCTTCCTTTGAGGTGATCCCGGCGCTGCTTTCGCGCTGCCACGTCTTCGTGCTGTCAATGCTGGCCGAAGAGGATCTGCGCGCGATCATCTCCAAAGGCACGGCTGAACTGGGTTTTGAGGAGGACGCGGACGTGACAGGCTGGCTGGCCCAGCAGAGCGGAGGAGACGCCCGCCGCGCCCTCAACGAACTGGAGCTTTTGGAACCCTACTTAAGGGAAAATCCCCATCCCGACCTCAAGGAACTGGCCTCCGTCCTGGAAAAGAAGACCATGTTTTACGACAAGAACCGCGAGGAGCACTACAACCTGATCTCCGCACTGCACAAGTCTTTGCGCGGTTCCGATCCCCAGGCCGGCTTGTATTGGCTGGCCCGGATGCTGGAGGCGGGTGAAGATCCCCGCTATCTGGTGCGCAGATTGATCCGCTTCGCCTCGGAAGACGTGGGTTTGGCCGATCCGCAGGCCCTGGTCCAGGCCATCGCAGCCAAGGAGACAGTCATGTTTCTGGGCATGCCGGAGGCCAACAACGCACTGGCCCAGTTGGTGGTCTATCTGGCCACCGCGCCCAAGAGCAACGCGCTCTACACAGCCTATTCCGCGGCCGCCGAAGACGCCCGCCAGACCAGCCATTACGGGGTGCCCCTGCATATCCGCAACGCCCCCACCAAGCTGATGAAGGACCTGGATTACGGCAAGAATTACAAATACGAC encodes:
- a CDS encoding ferritin family protein — encoded protein: MDRKELYRLAISQELRSQNLYLALSKSFRNPQTSALFSELIMLEKTHEEKLRQAFAAEFPGLGIEVESGLAQDLQGLDLGDPQKVLDFAISREDKARQHYEAFAADTRDPELKKMLLKLAVEEDGHKTLLLTEMQRIHGALEWYDPSELNGFMDD
- a CDS encoding replication-associated recombination protein A — its product is MTKDQTNLFEEAEAAEKTAPLAEKLRPQSLEELRGQSKLVAPNSLLNKMIASGEYHSFILWGPPGTGKTTIARIIQKRSALRFVQFSAVLSGINDVKAVMKDAQYAHKHQNQRTIIFIDEIHRFNKSQQDAFLPYVESGSVILIGATTENPSFEVIPALLSRCHVFVLSMLAEEDLRAIISKGTAELGFEEDADVTGWLAQQSGGDARRALNELELLEPYLRENPHPDLKELASVLEKKTMFYDKNREEHYNLISALHKSLRGSDPQAGLYWLARMLEAGEDPRYLVRRLIRFASEDVGLADPQALVQAIAAKETVMFLGMPEANNALAQLVVYLATAPKSNALYTAYSAAAEDARQTSHYGVPLHIRNAPTKLMKDLDYGKNYKYDHEYANKYSYQKYFPDKMEEKTYYTPGDFGFEKEIAKRIQWWLKLRQNKDE